In Actinoplanes derwentensis, the following proteins share a genomic window:
- a CDS encoding polyphosphate polymerase domain-containing protein: MSVTVEVPHFHRFAPVSLAELVGEAALLTRLDRKYLLPADALPAVLDRMPYDVRALQIDQQRTFGYRSIYFDTAGLDAFHAAAYQRRRRFKVRVRTYLDSGLNFVEVKTRGGRGQTVKERIPYAGNGADLGHEGRAYTAETLAGAGISPEGLDFQPVMATYYRRNTLFVPSTGSRVTIDTGLTWQLPDGSTTHMPHSVIIETKSARAASDVDRLLWSLGHRPCSISKYATGLAALRPELPANRWRPVLRNFMKGF; this comes from the coding sequence ATGAGCGTCACCGTCGAGGTCCCGCACTTCCACCGGTTCGCCCCGGTCTCGCTGGCGGAACTGGTCGGTGAGGCCGCCCTGCTGACCCGACTGGACCGCAAGTACCTGCTGCCCGCCGACGCGCTGCCGGCTGTGCTCGACCGGATGCCGTACGACGTGCGGGCCCTGCAGATCGACCAGCAGCGCACCTTCGGGTACCGCTCGATCTACTTCGACACGGCCGGGCTCGACGCCTTCCACGCCGCGGCCTACCAGCGGCGGCGCCGGTTCAAGGTCCGGGTCCGCACCTATCTGGACAGCGGGCTGAATTTCGTCGAGGTGAAGACCCGCGGCGGGCGGGGCCAGACCGTGAAGGAGCGGATCCCGTACGCCGGGAACGGTGCCGACCTGGGCCATGAGGGCCGGGCCTACACCGCCGAGACACTGGCCGGCGCCGGGATCAGCCCGGAGGGACTCGATTTCCAGCCGGTGATGGCGACCTACTACCGCCGCAACACGCTCTTCGTCCCGTCCACCGGCAGCCGGGTCACCATCGACACCGGCCTGACCTGGCAACTCCCGGACGGTTCGACCACCCACATGCCGCACTCGGTGATCATCGAGACCAAGTCGGCGCGAGCCGCCTCGGACGTCGACCGGCTGCTCTGGTCGCTCGGGCACCGGCCCTGCTCGATCTCGAAGTACGCGACCGGGCTCGCCGCGCTGCGTCCCGAACTCCCCGCCAACCGCTGGCGTCCCGTCCTCCGCAACTTCATGAAAGGGTTCTGA